The genome window TGAGCCAAATGACGCGACCGCAAAAGGCACGCTGGGCAACTGCCCTCATGTTCGCAGTCGATGGCATCGGTTTCGGCGTCTGGGCCGCTCACATCCCCGTCTTCAAAGACCATCTCCATCTGTCCTCCACCGCTCTCAGCGAAGTACTCCTGGCACTCGTAGTCGGCTCCATCGTCACCATGCCGATCGCCGGGCAAGCCATCTCGCGCTTCGGCAGCCGCCGTGTCGTCTGGGCCGCAGCCTCCGCCTACATCCTCGCCATTACCGGCCTGAGCTTCGTAAACAGCCTTTGGCCGCTGATCATCGCCGCCGCCATCTTCGGAGCATCCAAAGGAGGCTTCGACGTCTCAGTAAACGCCCAGGGAGTCTGGGTCGAGCGACAGGTTGGCAAGCGCATCATGAGTTCCTTCCAGGGTTTCTGGAGCCTCGGTGGTCTCCTCGGAGCCTGCCTCACCAGCTATGCTCTTCGCCGCGGCGGCAGCACGCATCAGGATTTCTTTCGCACCTGTGTTGCTCTGGCCATCTGTGCCATCGCAGCCTGCCCATTTCTGCTCGAAGAAGAAATACAGCCCGCCACCAAAAACCGTCTGCGCCTGCCCGATCCAGCACTCCTGCGCCTCGCTGGAATCGCCTTCCTCGGTCTCTTCGCCGAAGGAGCGATGGCCGACTGGGACGGCGTTTATCTCAACACCAGCGTCGGAGTCAGCCTCTCCCTGGCCGCCATCGGCTACGCGGCATTTTCCCTCTCGATGGCTGCGGGCCGTTTCTGCGGAGACTGGCTTCTCGCCCGCTTAACGCCCGTCATCATCCTGCGCATCTGTGGCCTGTTTCTCTTTAGCGGACTCGCCATCGCACTCATCTTCAACGGCTGGTGGTCAAGCCTGATCGGCTTCATCTTCGCCGGACTCGGCGTCGCCAACATCGTGCCCGTAATCTGGGGAGCAGCCGGCCGCAACCGCGTCATCGGAGCAGGCCCGGCGCTCGCCACCGTAACCACTATCGGCTACTTCGGCTTCCTCGCCGGACCACCCATCATCGGCGCAGTCACCACCGTCCTCAACGTTCGACTGGCCCTGATCATCGTCGCTCTCTTCGGCGTGG of Acidicapsa ligni contains these proteins:
- a CDS encoding MFS transporter: MSQMTRPQKARWATALMFAVDGIGFGVWAAHIPVFKDHLHLSSTALSEVLLALVVGSIVTMPIAGQAISRFGSRRVVWAAASAYILAITGLSFVNSLWPLIIAAAIFGASKGGFDVSVNAQGVWVERQVGKRIMSSFQGFWSLGGLLGACLTSYALRRGGSTHQDFFRTCVALAICAIAACPFLLEEEIQPATKNRLRLPDPALLRLAGIAFLGLFAEGAMADWDGVYLNTSVGVSLSLAAIGYAAFSLSMAAGRFCGDWLLARLTPVIILRICGLFLFSGLAIALIFNGWWSSLIGFIFAGLGVANIVPVIWGAAGRNRVIGAGPALATVTTIGYFGFLAGPPIIGAVTTVLNVRLALIIVALFGVAIAASAQIAAQTDE